The following are encoded in a window of Saccharothrix longispora genomic DNA:
- a CDS encoding elongation factor G-like protein EF-G2 translates to MGNKNPDNGPSAGAVAVDDPAKVRNVVLVGPSGSGKTTLTEALLAGTGVLTRAGSVTEGNTVCDHDPAAVRQQRSVGLSVAPVRHGDVKINLIDTPGYADFVGELRAGLRAADAALFVVSAAEGVDASTTALWEECAAVGMPRAVVVARCDHQRADVVDEIASCQAAFGAGVVPLYLPGPGGDGLVNLLTTDDPAYEEQRNALIEGIIAESEDETLLDRYLAGEEVDQATLIADLETAVARGSFHPVMPVCSLSGLGLPELLDGIARAFPSPLERPLPAVTGVDGVPHPRVEADPDGPLVAEVVRTAVDPYVGRVSLVRVFSGTLRPERPVHVSGHGMADRGHEDHDADERVAHVYSPLGATLREVPYCVAGDLCALTRIGSAETGDTVSSPERPLLVAPWEMPEPLLPVAIVPRSRSDEDNLARNLGKLVAGDPTLRLERNAETHQLVLWCMGEAHADVVLARLRAGGAEVDTEPVRVALRETFAARAEGHGRHVKQSGGHGQYAVCDVVVEPLPRGAGFEFADRTVGGAVPHQFVPSVEKGVRAQLARGLQGGHPVVDVRVTLVDGKAHSVDSSDAAFQTAGSLALKDAAANGGTCLLEPLDEVVVRLPDEHLGTVLGDLSGRRGRVLGTEADSAGYSVIRAEVPATGLLRYAVELRSLTSGTGTYTRRFSRYDPLPQALAAQVR, encoded by the coding sequence ATGGGCAACAAGAACCCCGACAACGGCCCCTCGGCAGGCGCGGTCGCTGTGGACGACCCGGCCAAGGTCCGCAACGTCGTGCTGGTCGGCCCCTCCGGCTCCGGCAAGACGACGCTCACCGAGGCCCTGCTCGCCGGCACCGGCGTCCTCACCCGCGCGGGATCGGTCACCGAGGGCAACACCGTGTGCGACCACGACCCGGCCGCGGTGCGCCAGCAGCGGTCGGTCGGCCTCTCCGTCGCCCCCGTCCGGCACGGCGACGTCAAGATCAACCTGATCGACACCCCCGGCTACGCCGACTTCGTGGGCGAGCTGCGCGCCGGGCTGCGCGCCGCCGACGCGGCGCTGTTCGTGGTGAGCGCGGCGGAGGGCGTGGACGCCTCCACCACGGCCCTGTGGGAGGAGTGCGCCGCCGTCGGGATGCCGCGTGCCGTGGTCGTCGCGCGGTGCGACCACCAGCGGGCCGACGTGGTCGACGAGATCGCCTCCTGCCAGGCCGCGTTCGGCGCGGGCGTGGTGCCGCTGTACCTGCCCGGACCGGGTGGGGACGGCCTGGTCAACCTGCTCACCACCGACGACCCCGCCTACGAGGAGCAGCGCAACGCGCTCATCGAGGGGATCATCGCGGAGAGCGAGGACGAGACCCTGCTGGACCGCTACCTCGCCGGCGAGGAGGTCGACCAGGCGACGCTGATCGCCGACCTGGAGACCGCGGTGGCGCGCGGCTCGTTCCACCCGGTGATGCCGGTGTGCTCGCTGTCGGGCCTGGGGTTGCCCGAGCTGCTCGACGGCATCGCCCGCGCCTTCCCCTCACCGCTGGAGCGCCCGCTGCCCGCCGTGACCGGCGTGGACGGCGTCCCCCACCCCCGCGTCGAGGCCGACCCGGACGGGCCGCTGGTCGCCGAGGTCGTGCGCACCGCCGTCGACCCCTACGTGGGCCGGGTGTCCCTGGTGCGCGTGTTCTCCGGGACGCTGCGCCCCGAACGCCCGGTGCACGTGTCCGGGCACGGCATGGCCGACCGCGGGCACGAGGACCACGACGCGGACGAGCGCGTGGCGCACGTGTACTCGCCACTCGGGGCGACCCTGCGCGAGGTGCCGTACTGCGTGGCGGGCGACCTGTGCGCGCTGACCAGGATCGGCTCGGCCGAGACCGGGGACACGGTGTCCTCGCCGGAGCGGCCGCTGCTGGTGGCGCCGTGGGAGATGCCGGAACCGCTGCTGCCCGTGGCGATCGTGCCGCGCAGCCGCAGCGACGAGGACAACCTGGCCCGCAACCTGGGCAAGCTGGTGGCGGGCGACCCGACGCTGCGGCTGGAGCGCAACGCGGAGACCCACCAGCTGGTGCTGTGGTGCATGGGCGAGGCGCACGCGGACGTCGTGCTCGCGAGGCTGCGCGCCGGTGGCGCGGAGGTCGACACCGAGCCGGTGCGGGTGGCGCTGCGCGAGACGTTCGCCGCGCGGGCCGAGGGGCACGGGCGGCACGTGAAGCAGTCCGGCGGGCACGGCCAGTACGCGGTGTGCGACGTCGTCGTGGAACCGCTGCCGCGCGGGGCGGGCTTCGAGTTCGCGGACCGGACCGTCGGCGGCGCGGTGCCCCACCAGTTCGTCCCGAGCGTGGAGAAGGGCGTGCGGGCGCAGCTGGCGCGCGGGTTGCAGGGCGGGCACCCGGTGGTCGACGTCCGCGTCACGCTGGTGGACGGCAAGGCGCACTCGGTGGACTCCTCCGACGCCGCGTTCCAGACGGCGGGGTCGCTGGCGCTCAAGGACGCCGCCGCGAACGGCGGCACGTGCCTGCTGGAACCGCTGGACGAGGTGGTCGTGAGGCTGCCCGACGAGCACCTGGGCACCGTGCTGGGCGACCTGTCCGGCCGGCGCGGCCGGGTCCTGGGCACCGAGGCGGACAGCGCCGGGTACAGCGTGATCAGGGCCGAGGTGCCGGCGACCGGGCTGCTGCGCTACGCCGTGGAGCTGCGCTCGCTGACCTCCGGCACCGGCACGTACACCCGTCGGTTCAGCCGCTACGACCCGCTGCCGCAGGCGTTGGCGGCCCAGGTGAGGTGA
- a CDS encoding CoA-acylating methylmalonate-semialdehyde dehydrogenase — MRIEPERIGPERIGPERIRHWIGGKPWQGEGARTGDVFDPATGRVAARVDLADAAVVDEAVASAGEAFTRWRGASLAQRANVMFAFRELLNARKGELTAIVTAEHGKVLADAAGEVQRALEAVEFACGIPHLLKGGFSENASTKVDVWSIQQPLGVVGVVSPFNFPAMVPLWFVPNAIACGNTVVLKPSEKDPSAANFIAALFAEAGLPDGVLNVVHGDKPAVDRLLEHPDVKAISFVGSTPIAKYVYETGTRHGKRVQALGGAKNHMVVLPDADLDLAADAAVSAGFGSAGERCMAISVVVAVEPVGDELVAKIVDRVRALHVGDGRRPGCEMGPLVTGAHRDRVLSYVDNGRAEGASLVVDGRSHAIDGEADGFWLGPTLFDHVGVDTALYRDEIFGPVLSVVRVPTYDDALEVVNANPYGNGTAIFTHDGGAARRFQHEVEVGMVGVNVPIPVPVAYYSFGGWKDSLFGDSHAYGPEGVHFFTRTKVVTGRWPDPAHGGVNLGFPQNT; from the coding sequence GTGCGGATCGAGCCCGAGAGGATCGGGCCCGAGAGGATCGGGCCCGAGAGGATCCGGCACTGGATCGGCGGCAAGCCGTGGCAGGGCGAGGGCGCGCGGACGGGCGACGTGTTCGACCCGGCGACCGGGCGGGTGGCGGCCCGCGTCGACCTCGCCGACGCGGCCGTGGTGGACGAGGCGGTGGCGAGCGCCGGTGAGGCGTTCACGCGGTGGCGCGGCGCGTCGCTGGCGCAGCGGGCGAACGTCATGTTCGCGTTCCGCGAGCTGCTCAACGCCCGCAAGGGCGAGTTGACCGCGATCGTGACCGCCGAGCACGGCAAGGTGCTGGCCGACGCGGCGGGCGAGGTGCAGCGCGCGTTGGAAGCGGTGGAGTTCGCCTGCGGCATCCCGCACCTGCTCAAGGGCGGGTTCAGCGAGAACGCCTCCACCAAGGTGGACGTGTGGTCGATCCAGCAGCCGCTGGGCGTGGTGGGTGTGGTCTCGCCCTTCAACTTCCCGGCCATGGTGCCGCTGTGGTTCGTGCCCAACGCCATCGCGTGCGGCAACACCGTGGTGCTCAAGCCGTCGGAGAAGGACCCGTCGGCGGCGAACTTCATCGCGGCGCTGTTCGCCGAGGCGGGCCTGCCCGACGGCGTGCTGAACGTGGTGCACGGCGACAAGCCCGCCGTGGACCGGTTGCTGGAGCACCCGGACGTGAAGGCGATCTCGTTCGTCGGGTCCACGCCGATCGCGAAGTACGTCTACGAGACCGGCACGCGGCACGGCAAGCGGGTGCAGGCGCTGGGCGGGGCCAAGAACCACATGGTCGTGCTGCCCGACGCCGACCTCGACCTGGCGGCGGACGCGGCGGTGTCGGCCGGGTTCGGCTCGGCGGGGGAGCGGTGCATGGCGATCTCGGTCGTCGTCGCCGTCGAGCCGGTGGGAGACGAGCTGGTCGCGAAGATCGTGGACCGCGTGCGGGCCCTCCACGTCGGCGACGGCCGCCGGCCGGGCTGCGAGATGGGGCCGCTCGTCACCGGCGCGCACCGCGACCGCGTGCTGTCCTACGTGGACAACGGGCGGGCGGAGGGGGCGTCCCTGGTCGTGGACGGCCGGTCGCACGCGATCGACGGCGAGGCCGACGGGTTCTGGCTCGGGCCGACGCTGTTCGACCACGTGGGCGTGGACACGGCGCTGTACCGGGACGAGATCTTCGGGCCGGTGCTGTCGGTGGTGCGGGTGCCGACCTACGACGACGCGCTGGAGGTGGTCAACGCCAACCCCTACGGCAACGGCACGGCGATCTTCACCCACGACGGCGGCGCGGCGCGGCGGTTCCAGCACGAGGTCGAGGTCGGCATGGTCGGCGTCAACGTGCCGATCCCGGTGCCGGTGGCGTACTACTCGTTCGGCGGGTGGAAGGACTCGCTGTTCGGCGACTCGCACGCCTACGGCCCGGAGGGCGTGCACTTCTTCACCCGGACGAAGGTCGTGACCGGCCGGTGGCCCGACCCGGCGCACGGCGGGGTGAACCTCGGGTTCCCGCAGAACACGTGA
- a CDS encoding aspartate aminotransferase family protein, with the protein MAHEELLARHRAVMPAWMALYYERPIELASASGRRVTDREGRTYLDFFAGILTNAIGYDVPEISDAVRSQLDTGVLHSSTLYLIRSQVELAERIAELSGIPDAKVFFTNSGTEANETALMLATGYRRSDQVLALRNSYHGRAFGTVAITGNRGWSTSSLSPVKVSWVHGGYRFRSPFKDLSDADYVAACVADLREVLETSTAGDVACMVVEPIQGVGGFSLPPDGLFAAFKEVLDEYGILLVSDEVQTGWGRTGEHFWGIQAHGVVPDAMTFAKGLGNGLAIGGVVARGDLMDSFTANSISTFGGNPISTAGALATLDYLLDHDLQANAAKLGERLIDGLRRVAEDRPAVGDVRGKGLMVGVELVGPAGEPDPAKAAAVLEGAREGGLLVGKGGLYGNVIRLAPPMTVTEDEVEEALGILEDVL; encoded by the coding sequence ATGGCCCACGAGGAGCTGCTGGCCCGGCACCGCGCCGTGATGCCCGCCTGGATGGCCCTCTACTACGAGCGGCCGATCGAGCTGGCGAGCGCGTCCGGTCGGCGCGTCACCGACCGCGAGGGCCGCACCTACCTGGACTTCTTCGCGGGCATCCTGACCAACGCGATCGGCTACGACGTCCCCGAGATCTCCGACGCCGTCCGGTCCCAGCTCGACACCGGCGTGCTGCACAGCTCCACGCTCTACCTGATCCGGTCGCAGGTGGAGCTGGCCGAGCGGATCGCGGAGCTGTCCGGCATCCCGGACGCCAAGGTCTTCTTCACCAACTCCGGCACCGAGGCCAACGAGACGGCGCTCATGCTGGCCACCGGGTACCGGCGCAGCGACCAGGTCCTCGCCCTGCGCAACTCCTACCACGGCCGGGCGTTCGGCACCGTCGCGATCACCGGCAACCGCGGCTGGTCGACGTCCTCGCTCAGCCCCGTCAAGGTGAGCTGGGTGCACGGCGGCTACCGGTTCCGCAGCCCCTTCAAGGACCTGTCGGACGCGGACTACGTCGCGGCGTGCGTGGCGGACCTGCGCGAGGTGCTGGAGACGTCCACCGCCGGCGACGTGGCGTGCATGGTCGTCGAGCCGATCCAGGGCGTCGGCGGGTTCTCGCTGCCCCCGGACGGGTTGTTCGCCGCGTTCAAGGAGGTGCTCGACGAGTACGGCATCCTGCTGGTCTCGGACGAGGTGCAGACCGGTTGGGGTCGCACGGGCGAGCACTTCTGGGGCATCCAGGCGCACGGCGTGGTGCCGGACGCGATGACGTTCGCCAAGGGCCTGGGCAACGGCCTGGCGATCGGCGGCGTGGTCGCGCGCGGCGACCTGATGGACTCCTTCACGGCCAACTCGATCTCCACGTTCGGCGGCAACCCGATCTCCACGGCGGGCGCGCTGGCCACGCTCGACTACCTGCTCGACCACGACCTCCAGGCGAACGCCGCCAAGCTGGGGGAGCGGCTGATCGACGGGCTGCGGCGCGTCGCGGAGGACCGCCCCGCCGTGGGCGATGTGCGCGGCAAGGGGCTCATGGTGGGCGTCGAACTGGTGGGCCCGGCGGGCGAGCCCGACCCCGCGAAGGCCGCGGCCGTGCTGGAGGGCGCGCGGGAGGGCGGCCTGCTGGTCGGCAAGGGCGGCCTGTACGGCAACGTGATCCGCCTCGCGCCGCCGATGACGGTGACCGAGGACGAGGTCGAAGAAGCGCTGGGCATCCTGGAGGACGTGCTGTGA
- a CDS encoding PucR family transcriptional regulator, whose product MYPTVAEALALPVVRRGRPAVVAGAAGMGRRVRWVHAAEIADIAHLLRGGELVLTTGIALPGDAAGLTRYVDDLAAVGVSGLVVELVRRWSDEVPGALVAAAERHGLPLVTLARETRFVSVTEAVVSLIVDAQLAELRAAEQVHETFTALTVAGAEPAEVLREVARTSGLPVVLETLGHEVLAYDAAGQDPAALLADWGDRSRAVSVPERTAYHERAGWLVTVVGARGADWGRLVLITPEPPPHRQVVVAERAASALAVHRLVARDRESLERQTHRTLLTQLLGQPPHDLPARAAALGVPLDRRQLVGVAIRPGAATAPAQALATQEVLRDLAEATALAARRVTVPALVGVVDDTSVRALLSVPPQTALDGVLRRLACEVHRTAAATQHALPVVVAVGTTVTGLADVRRSLGEAAHVAGAALRSPGSKLYHRLDDVRLRGLLHLLREDGRVRAFADRELGPLLSRDGNQGSRLVELLRCFCENGGNKSAAAAAAHLSRTAYYQQLARIEQVLGVSLEDPESVLSLYVALLVHESGDVPGAGERDPQPPRPPEASR is encoded by the coding sequence ATGTACCCCACGGTCGCCGAGGCGCTCGCCCTGCCGGTGGTCCGCCGAGGCCGCCCGGCGGTGGTCGCGGGCGCCGCCGGGATGGGTCGGCGGGTGCGCTGGGTGCACGCGGCGGAGATCGCCGACATCGCGCACCTGCTGCGCGGCGGCGAACTGGTGCTGACCACCGGCATCGCGCTGCCCGGGGACGCGGCGGGGCTCACCCGGTACGTGGACGACCTGGCGGCGGTGGGCGTGTCGGGGCTGGTCGTGGAGCTGGTGCGGCGGTGGAGCGACGAGGTGCCGGGCGCGCTGGTCGCCGCCGCCGAACGGCACGGGCTGCCGCTGGTCACGTTGGCGCGCGAGACGCGCTTCGTGTCCGTGACCGAGGCCGTGGTGTCGCTGATCGTGGACGCCCAGCTCGCGGAGCTGCGGGCCGCCGAGCAGGTGCACGAGACGTTCACCGCGCTCACCGTGGCGGGTGCGGAGCCGGCCGAGGTGCTGCGGGAGGTGGCGCGCACGTCCGGGTTGCCCGTGGTGCTGGAGACCCTGGGGCACGAGGTGCTGGCCTACGACGCGGCCGGGCAGGACCCGGCGGCGCTGCTCGCCGATTGGGGCGACCGGTCGCGGGCGGTCAGCGTGCCCGAGCGGACCGCCTACCACGAGCGGGCGGGGTGGTTGGTGACCGTGGTCGGCGCGCGGGGCGCCGACTGGGGGCGGCTGGTGCTGATCACGCCCGAACCGCCGCCGCACCGGCAGGTCGTGGTCGCCGAACGGGCCGCGTCGGCGCTGGCCGTGCACCGGCTCGTGGCGCGGGACCGGGAGTCCCTGGAGCGGCAGACGCACCGGACGCTGCTCACCCAGCTGCTCGGGCAGCCGCCGCACGACCTGCCGGCGCGGGCGGCGGCGTTGGGCGTGCCGCTGGACCGGCGGCAGCTCGTGGGGGTGGCGATCCGGCCGGGCGCGGCGACCGCGCCCGCGCAGGCGCTGGCGACGCAGGAGGTGCTGAGGGACCTCGCCGAGGCGACGGCGTTGGCGGCTCGGCGAGTGACGGTGCCCGCACTGGTCGGGGTGGTGGACGACACGAGCGTGCGGGCGTTGCTCTCGGTGCCGCCGCAGACGGCGCTGGACGGCGTGCTGCGGCGGCTGGCGTGCGAGGTGCACCGGACGGCGGCGGCGACGCAGCACGCGCTGCCCGTCGTGGTCGCCGTGGGGACGACCGTGACCGGGCTGGCGGACGTGCGGCGGTCGCTGGGCGAGGCCGCGCACGTGGCCGGTGCGGCGCTGCGCTCACCGGGGTCGAAGCTGTACCACCGGCTCGACGACGTGCGGTTGCGCGGGCTGCTGCACCTGCTGCGCGAGGACGGGCGGGTGCGGGCGTTCGCGGACCGCGAGCTGGGGCCGCTGCTGTCGCGCGACGGCAACCAGGGCAGCCGCCTGGTGGAGCTGCTGCGGTGCTTCTGCGAGAACGGCGGCAACAAGTCCGCCGCCGCGGCCGCCGCGCACCTCTCGCGCACCGCGTACTACCAGCAGTTGGCACGCATCGAGCAGGTGCTGGGCGTGTCGCTGGAGGACCCGGAGTCGGTGCTCTCGCTGTACGTCGCCCTCCTCGTCCACGAGTCGGGCGACGTGCCCGGAGCGGGCGAGCGCGACCCTCAGCCGCCGCGCCCGCCCGAGGCGTCCCGCTAG
- a CDS encoding thioesterase II family protein translates to MSSTAADRWTRRFHPVPDAPHRVVCLPHAGGSASSFFAVSRALSERSVDVVVVQYPGRQDRRHEPCVESLVELADLLVDVVLPLADRPLTLFGHSYGASVAFELAVRLEARGVALHGLFASGRRAPGVHRDERGHQLPDDELLAEIRKLNGTDSGVLQDDEILRMVLPAIRADYKAAETYRWESGPKVRAPLRAFIGDSDPKVTEAEARRWAEHTEGDFDLEVFPGGHFYLTAHADAVVERIARHCGR, encoded by the coding sequence GTGAGCAGTACCGCCGCCGACCGGTGGACGCGCCGCTTCCACCCCGTGCCCGACGCGCCGCACCGGGTGGTGTGCCTGCCGCACGCGGGTGGTTCCGCCAGCTCCTTCTTCGCCGTCTCCCGGGCGTTGTCCGAGCGCTCGGTGGACGTGGTGGTCGTGCAGTACCCGGGCAGGCAGGACCGCAGGCACGAGCCGTGCGTGGAGTCCCTGGTCGAGCTGGCCGACCTGCTGGTGGACGTGGTGCTGCCGCTGGCGGACCGCCCGCTGACGCTGTTCGGCCACAGCTACGGCGCGAGCGTGGCGTTCGAGCTGGCGGTGCGCCTGGAGGCGCGCGGCGTGGCCCTGCACGGGCTGTTCGCCTCGGGCCGCCGCGCGCCCGGCGTCCACCGCGACGAGCGGGGGCACCAGCTGCCCGACGACGAGCTGCTGGCCGAGATCCGGAAGCTGAACGGCACCGACAGCGGCGTGCTCCAGGACGACGAGATCCTGCGCATGGTGCTGCCCGCCATCCGCGCCGACTACAAGGCGGCGGAGACCTACCGGTGGGAGTCGGGGCCGAAGGTGCGCGCGCCGCTGCGGGCGTTCATCGGGGACAGCGACCCGAAGGTCACCGAGGCCGAGGCGCGCCGGTGGGCCGAGCACACCGAGGGGGACTTCGACCTGGAGGTCTTCCCCGGCGGGCACTTCTACCTCACCGCGCACGCCGACGCCGTCGTCGAGCGCATCGCGCGCCACTGCGGTCGATGA
- a CDS encoding ATP-binding protein, translated as MTLVEREVELAALGRLHEECARGRAQAVVISGGVASGKTELLHAFAEQVVQRGAVLLSATGSRAERDVAFGVLGQLARGTALPGPAARRLLDLLRAAGEDDTAPDPSTGDPSTGDTSTIGAANARLLDEVCTILLAPAAERTVVLLVDDVQFVDDASLQALLYLQRRMRFTRTLVVLTECAVPRPSRAAFHAELTRQPNTTRLVLDPLSREGVAELLATHLDPRTAAALAPVHHAISGGNPLLVTALVEDHRAAVRAGRPLDGTTAGREFGQGVLACLHRWGPPVLQVARALAVLGEGRSPALLGKLLDTTADAAAQVVEVLEQAGLLDGGRFRHPVARGAVLASLAPAERAGLHLKAAGLLHFDGAGPAELAGHLTEADALGGGTVDRWGADVLRRAAQDDLAAGRLDQAVRRLELALRSTTDDTERADITTLLLRVEWVRNPSAAAAHLAPLLAARDRGALSRRNLLHLSEFLFWYGHIDQLTATLADVAPAPAGTGAAEADHAGARVGSLSFLHPTALPAQAGPGGAGRDLPTTVGLRPADLAATAERVLQSGRVGGYTFGTQAAALAALVYFDHVDRAGQWFETLLADSDLADTRAAVVGALRAEALFRQGDLAEAGRQARTAYEALAPQSWGIAIVIPLAVGIAAHTAMGRHDEAAALLRTPVPEAVFRTQLGLLYLYARGQHLLATDRALAALADFDRCRELAEVWHVDLPAPVPWRVGAAQAHLALDDREAAHALARQQLEHPALGGDRGRGVALRVLAATVPAQRQVPILRESVELLQAGGDKFELARALLELSDAHNAVGECETARTVARRAAQMAKGCQAEPLTLRLRPVRDLDPAEQWDERVEHAGMASLSEAERRVAVLAALGHTNREIGVKLYISVSTVEQHLTKVYRKLNVTRRTELPVRLPRRLVAGQK; from the coding sequence ATGACACTTGTCGAGCGGGAGGTGGAGCTGGCCGCACTCGGCCGGCTCCACGAGGAGTGCGCCAGGGGACGCGCACAGGCCGTCGTGATCAGCGGCGGGGTGGCGAGCGGGAAGACCGAACTGCTGCACGCCTTCGCCGAACAGGTGGTCCAGCGGGGCGCGGTGCTGCTGTCCGCCACCGGGTCGCGCGCGGAGCGGGACGTGGCGTTCGGCGTCCTGGGCCAGCTCGCCCGCGGCACCGCGCTGCCCGGACCGGCGGCGCGACGGCTGCTCGACCTGCTGCGCGCGGCCGGCGAGGACGACACCGCCCCGGACCCGTCCACCGGTGACCCGTCCACCGGCGACACGTCCACCATCGGCGCCGCGAACGCCCGGCTGCTCGACGAGGTGTGCACCATCCTGCTGGCGCCGGCCGCCGAGCGGACCGTGGTGCTCCTCGTCGACGACGTCCAGTTCGTCGACGACGCCTCGCTCCAGGCGCTGCTCTACCTCCAGCGCCGGATGCGCTTCACCCGGACCCTGGTCGTCCTCACCGAGTGCGCCGTGCCCCGGCCGAGCCGGGCCGCCTTCCACGCGGAGCTGACCCGCCAGCCCAACACCACCAGGCTCGTGCTCGACCCGCTGTCCCGCGAGGGGGTCGCCGAACTCCTCGCCACCCACCTCGACCCGCGCACGGCCGCCGCGCTCGCGCCGGTCCACCACGCCATCAGCGGCGGCAACCCGCTCCTGGTCACCGCGCTCGTCGAGGACCACCGCGCGGCCGTCCGCGCGGGACGCCCGCTCGACGGGACCACCGCGGGCCGCGAGTTCGGCCAAGGCGTGCTGGCCTGCCTGCACCGCTGGGGACCGCCCGTGCTCCAGGTGGCGCGCGCCCTGGCCGTGCTGGGCGAGGGCCGGAGCCCGGCCCTGCTCGGCAAGCTGCTGGACACCACCGCCGACGCGGCCGCCCAGGTGGTCGAGGTGCTGGAGCAGGCCGGCCTGCTCGACGGCGGCCGGTTCCGCCACCCCGTGGCGCGCGGCGCCGTGCTGGCGAGCCTCGCCCCGGCCGAGCGGGCCGGCCTGCACCTCAAGGCCGCCGGGCTGCTGCACTTCGACGGTGCCGGGCCCGCCGAGCTGGCCGGTCACCTGACCGAAGCCGACGCGCTGGGTGGCGGCACGGTGGACCGGTGGGGCGCCGACGTGCTGCGCAGGGCCGCGCAGGACGACCTGGCCGCCGGCCGGCTCGACCAGGCCGTGCGGCGGCTGGAGCTGGCGCTGCGCTCCACCACCGACGACACCGAGCGCGCGGACATCACCACGCTGCTGCTGCGCGTGGAGTGGGTCCGCAACCCGTCGGCCGCCGCCGCGCACCTCGCGCCGCTGCTCGCCGCCCGCGACCGCGGCGCCCTGTCCCGGCGCAACCTCCTGCACCTGTCGGAGTTCCTCTTCTGGTACGGCCACATCGACCAGCTGACCGCGACGCTCGCCGACGTGGCGCCCGCCCCCGCCGGGACCGGCGCGGCGGAGGCCGACCACGCCGGCGCGCGGGTCGGGTCGCTGTCGTTCCTGCACCCGACGGCGCTCCCCGCCCAGGCGGGACCCGGCGGCGCGGGCCGCGACCTGCCCACGACGGTCGGCCTGCGGCCCGCCGACCTGGCGGCCACCGCCGAACGCGTCCTGCAGAGCGGCCGGGTCGGCGGCTACACGTTCGGCACGCAGGCCGCCGCCCTGGCCGCCCTGGTCTACTTCGACCACGTCGACCGGGCCGGCCAGTGGTTCGAGACGCTGCTGGCCGACTCCGACCTGGCCGACACCCGGGCCGCGGTCGTCGGCGCGCTGCGCGCGGAAGCGCTGTTCCGGCAGGGCGACCTGGCCGAGGCCGGCCGCCAGGCCCGCACCGCCTACGAGGCGCTCGCGCCGCAGAGCTGGGGCATCGCCATCGTCATCCCGCTGGCGGTCGGCATCGCCGCGCACACCGCCATGGGCCGGCACGACGAGGCCGCCGCCCTGCTGCGCACCCCCGTGCCGGAAGCGGTGTTCCGCACCCAGCTCGGCCTGCTCTACCTGTACGCGCGGGGGCAGCACCTGCTGGCCACCGACCGGGCGCTGGCCGCGCTCGCCGACTTCGACCGCTGCCGCGAACTGGCCGAGGTGTGGCACGTCGACCTGCCCGCCCCCGTGCCGTGGCGGGTGGGCGCGGCGCAGGCGCACCTGGCCCTGGACGACCGGGAGGCCGCGCACGCCCTGGCCCGCCAGCAGCTGGAGCACCCGGCGCTCGGCGGCGACCGCGGCCGCGGCGTCGCGCTGCGGGTGCTCGCCGCCACCGTCCCGGCCCAGCGGCAGGTGCCGATCCTGCGCGAGTCGGTGGAGCTGCTCCAGGCGGGCGGCGACAAGTTCGAGCTGGCCCGCGCCCTGCTGGAGCTGAGCGACGCGCACAACGCCGTCGGCGAGTGCGAGACCGCGCGCACGGTCGCCCGCCGCGCCGCGCAGATGGCCAAGGGCTGCCAGGCCGAGCCGCTGACCCTGCGCCTCCGGCCGGTCCGCGACCTCGACCCGGCCGAGCAGTGGGACGAACGGGTCGAGCACGCGGGCATGGCGTCGCTCAGCGAGGCGGAGCGGCGGGTCGCCGTGCTCGCCGCGCTCGGCCACACCAACCGGGAGATCGGGGTCAAGCTCTACATCTCGGTGAGCACCGTGGAGCAGCACCTGACCAAGGTCTACCGCAAGCTCAACGTCACCAGGCGGACCGAGCTGCCCGTGCGGTTGCCGCGCCGGCTCGTGGCCGGGCAGAAGTAG